In Dama dama isolate Ldn47 chromosome X, ASM3311817v1, whole genome shotgun sequence, one genomic interval encodes:
- the MAGEE2 gene encoding melanoma-associated antigen E2, with amino-acid sequence MSLVSKNACHRSAETTADYSDFQGEMQATDVSGLPASMIVPDAPQGPQAPVDPQVASASQAAQDPKDLDVLIDEQSRRLGALRVHDPLEDRSIALVNFMRMKSQIEGSIQQTEMLEFLREYSDQFPEILRRASAHLDRVFGLNLRVLDPQADTYNLISKRGLQTNDWIAESLDMPKAGLLALVLGHILLNGNRARETSIWDLLLKVDVLGEPQRINIPFGNTRNLLTTDFVRMRFLEYWPVYGTNPLEFEFLWGSRAHKEITKMEALKFVAEAHDEEPWSWPEEYNKALEADKAKERSQAAGLEFWSEDIMNDKANDLVQLAINVTEELLPIHQDELLAHTGKEFEDVFPNILSRATLILDLFYGFSLIEVDTSEHIYLLVQQPESEEEQMMLESLGRPTQEYVMPILGLIFLMGNRVKEANVWNLLRGFGVDVGRKHAITCKLMRQRYLECRPLSYSNPVEYELLWGPRAHLETTKMKALEYMARLYRKQPQDWPEQYREAAEDEEARARSEATAMFFFGPM; translated from the coding sequence ATGTCTCTGGTAAGCAAGAATGCGTGCCACCGCAGCGCAGAGACCACTGCAGATTACAGCGACTTCCAAGGTGAGATGCAGGCTACTGATGTCTCTGGGCTCCCCGCCTCCATGATAGTTCCTGATGCCCCCCAGGGCCCTCAGGCGCCGGTCGACCCTCAGGTTGCCAGCGCTTCCCAGGCTGCGCAGGACCCGAAAGACCTCGATGTGCTGATTGATGAGCAGTCCCGACGTTTGGGGGCGCTCAGGGTGCACGATCCTCTAGAAGACAGGTCGATTGCTTTGGTGAATTTCATGCGCATGAAAAGCCAAATCGAGGGGTCTATTCAGCAGACAGAGATGCTGGAGTTCCTCAGAGAATACTCAGATCAGTTCCCTGAGATCCTCAGACGAGCCTCAGCCCATCTGGATCGGGTCTTTGGGTTGAATCTGAGGGTTCTTGATCCCCAAGCCGACACCTACAACCTAATCAGCAAACGAGGTCTCCAGACCAATGATTGGATAGCAGAATCCCTGGACATGCCAAAGGCAGGTCTCCTGGCCTTGGTTCTAGGTCACATTCTCCTAAATGGTAACCGAGCAAGAGAGACCTCCATTTGGGATCTGTTGCTAAAGGTTGATGTGTTAGGTGAGCCCCAGAGGATCAACATCCCCTTTGGGAACACAAGGAACCTCCTAACTACTGACTTTGTACGTATGCGATTCTTGGAGTACTGGCCAGTTTATGGCACTAATCCTCTCGAATTTGAGTTTTTGTGGGGTTCTAGAGCCCacaaagaaatcacaaagatGGAAGCCCTGAAGTTTGTGGCAGAGGCCCATGATGAAGAACCCTGGAGCTGGCCAGAAGAATATAATAAGGCCCTAGAAGCTGACAAGGCCAAAGAAAGAAGCCAGGCTGCTGGCTTAGAGTTCTGGTCAGAAGACATTATGAATGATAAGGCAAATGATTTGGTCCAGTTGGCCATTAATGTCACAGAGGAGTTGCTACCTATACATCAGGATGAGCTATTAGCTCACACTGGCAAAGAATTTGAGGATGTGTTTCCAAATATCCTCAGTCGAGCTACTCTAATACTTGATCTGTTCTATGGGTTTTCTCTGATTGAGGTTGATACCAGTGAACACATTTACCTCCTTGTCCAGCAACCAGAATCAGAAGAAGAGCAAATGATGCTAGAGAGCCTGGGGAGACCCACTCAAGAATATGTGATGCCAATCCTGGGTTTGATCTTCCTGATGGGCAACCGTGTCAAAGAGGCCAACGTCTGGAATTTGCTTCGGGGATTTGGTGTGGATGTAGGGAGAAAGCATGCCATCACCTGCAAACTTATGAGACAGCGCTACTTGGAATGCAGGCCACTCTCCTATTCTAATCCAGTTGAATATGAGCTTCTATGGGGTCCTCGAGCTCACCTTGAAACCACCAAAATGAAAGCCCTGGAATACATGGCCAGGCTCTACAGaaagcagccacaggactggccAGAGCAATATAGGGAGGCTGCTGAAGATGAGGAGGCCAGAGCCAGATCTGAGGCAACTGCCATGTTCTTCTTTGGCCCCATGTGA